One stretch of Bombina bombina isolate aBomBom1 chromosome 7, aBomBom1.pri, whole genome shotgun sequence DNA includes these proteins:
- the LOC128666743 gene encoding gastrula zinc finger protein XlCGF26.1-like: protein MDGTSSPGICEENVHVTIKCEEPEEQRDIEDTRVEEPLSPSLAGAYEEQNSDIVIKHEEGEDETDDVYILQMETISDVSLGTALCQNSPTGTTLSRNDPAGTTLSRNAPIGTTLSRNDPTGTTLSRNDPTGTTLCRNAPTGATLSQNASTSTRLSRDASTSTRLSQNSSTSTGLSRNALTGSTLSRNASTGTTLIRNASTGTALSWNAPTGTPLSWNAPGTYQNLVTDIVDCCNNINVPGIQKNDYFETYSFNDYNTQQHKQQTVNSMKTFDYREQGRHLAKETQINNQMTCTTNKSLASSLGGKSFAHTIIQQPKSPTTEKSFSCIEKGKHLTQTLDLQYQKLHTAKNIFSCTKCGKCFTCQLELLAHEKIHSGDKPFSCSECGKCFGHQADLTLHYNIHQGEKSFLCPTCGKCFTRKQNLLEHQIIHTGEKQFWCSECGKCFAQKSTLLTHQRIHRGEKRFACSDCGKRFTMKYNLIAHQRIHNGERPFLCSKCGKSFNQKSNLNKHQKRHMKD from the exons GTGCATACGAGGAACAAAACTCTGACATTGTAATAAAACATGAGGAGggagaggatgagacagatgacgTTTATATTCTTCAGATGGAAACTATTTCAGACGTTTCTCTTG GTACCGCACTGTGCCAGAATTCTCCAACAGGTACCACACTGAGCCGGAATGATCCAGCAGGTACCACACTGAGCCGTAATGCTCCAATAGGTACCACACTGAGCCGCAATGATCCAACAGGTACCACACTGAGCCGCAATGATCCAACAGGTACCACACTGTGTCGTAATGCTCCAACAGGTGCTACACTGAGCCAGAATGCTTCAACAAGTACCAGACTGAGCCGGGATGCTTCAACAAGTACCAGACTGAGCCAGAATTCTTCAACAAGTACCGGACTGAGCCGTAATGCTTTAACAGGTTCCACACTGAGCCGTAATGCTTCAACAGGTACCACATTGATTCGGAATGCATCAACAGGTACTGCACTGAGCTGGAATGCTCCAACAGGTACCCCACTGAGCTGGAATGCTCCTGGAACCTATCAGAATTTAGTTACGGATATCGTGGATTGTTGTAACAATATCAATGTTCCCGGAATTCAGAAAAATGATTATTTTGAAACATATAGTTTCAATGACTATAATACACAGCAACATAAGCAGCAGACCGTTAACTCAATGAAGACATTTGATTATCGTGAACAGGGCAGGCATCTTGCCAAGGAAACACAGATTAACAATCAGATGACTTGCACAACGAATAAATCATTAGCATCTTCACTTGGTGGGAAATCATTTGCTCATACAATAATTCAACAGCCAAAAAGCCCTACAACAGAAAAATCTTTTTCATGCATTGAAAAAGGGAAACATCTTACCCAGACATTAGATCTCCAATATCAGAAGTTACATAcagcaaaaaacattttttcatgtaCTAAATGTGGCAAATGTTTTACGTGTCAGTTGGAGCTTCTAGCGCATGAGAAAATTCACAGTGGTGATAAACCATTTTCGTGTTCTGAATGTGGTAAGTGTTTTGGCCATCAAGCAGACCTTACTCTACATTACAATATTCATCAAGGAGAGAAATCATTTTTATGTCCgacatgtgggaaatgttttacccgtAAACAAAACCTTCTCGAACACCAAATTATTCATACAGGGGAAAAACAATTTTGGTGTtcagaatgtgggaaatgttttgctcagaAATCAACCCTTCTTACGCATCAACGAATTCATAGAGGAGAGAAACGATTTGCTTGTTCTGATTGTGGAAAACGTTTTACCATGAAATACAACCTTATAGCACATCAGAGGATTCATAACGGAGAGAGACCATTTTTATGTTCAAAATGTGGGAAAAGCTTTAATCAGAAATCGAACCTTAATAAGCACCAAAAACGCCATATGAAAGATTAA